One Numenius arquata chromosome 10, bNumArq3.hap1.1, whole genome shotgun sequence DNA segment encodes these proteins:
- the PLAC8 gene encoding placenta-specific gene 8 protein: protein MASPNVITFQPQFSAAPQAGQWQTGLLDCCSDCGVCICGAFCFTCLGCQVAGDMDECCLCGPSVAMRTLYRTRYNIPGSILDDWAATMCCPMCALCQLKRDINRRKEQGIFW from the exons atGGCTTCTCCCAACGTGATCACGTTCCAGCCCCAATTTTCGGCTGCCCCGCAGGCAGGCCAGTGGCAAACAGGGCTGCTGGACTGCTGCTCCGACTGCGGCGTGT GTATTTGCGGAGCCTTCTGCTTCACCTGCCTGGGGTGCCAAGTGGCCGGGGACATGGACGAGTGCTGCCTGTGCGGCCCCAGTGTGGCCATGAGGACCCTCTACCGCACCAGATACAACATCCCG GGCTCTATTCTGGATGACTGGGCTGCCACCATGTGCTGCCCCATGTGCGCGCTCTGCCAGCTGAAGAGAGACATCAACCGGAGGAAGGAGCAGGGCATATTCTGGTAA